In Phreatobacter stygius, a genomic segment contains:
- a CDS encoding N-acetylmuramoyl-L-alanine amidase translates to MAGSRFLGALLAATLFAGEALRAETSEPVSTGAIASTAARDGGAGEARAHAARTILPAVVSGAHITGDGGRTRLSFELTRNIEIRAFALADPYRVIIDLDEVNFQIGNQRAHSGARSTAQTAGTGARGLIQAFRYGLFAPSKSRVVVDLTGPALIERAHLVEGRDGAPPQVVLELVRTDADGFRRAQNERATSNLARRGDREGFGPRVSTRTAAPDGPPVVIIDPGHGGIDPGAVAASGEEEKTIILDFARVLRDKLNATGRYRVVMTRDRDIFIPLGDRVRIAREHNGALFVSIHADSISGAQDNARGVTVYTLSDRASDADSARLAERENKADAIAGLDLSDEPSEIADILIDLTRRETRMFSANFARTLAGEMRHATRMHRLPLRSAGFQVLRAHDIPSVLVELGFVSSAKDVEMLTSAIWRQRTADSVTKAIDQFFAGRAVARPAAQR, encoded by the coding sequence ATGGCCGGTTCCCGTTTTCTTGGCGCTCTGTTGGCCGCGACGCTGTTCGCGGGCGAAGCTCTGCGTGCCGAGACCAGCGAGCCGGTTTCGACCGGCGCGATTGCTTCGACCGCCGCGCGCGACGGCGGGGCCGGCGAGGCGCGGGCGCATGCGGCACGGACGATCTTGCCGGCGGTGGTCTCGGGCGCCCACATCACCGGCGATGGCGGCCGCACCAGGCTGTCGTTCGAGCTCACCCGCAATATCGAGATCAGGGCTTTCGCGCTCGCCGATCCCTACCGGGTGATCATCGATCTCGACGAGGTCAATTTCCAGATCGGCAACCAGCGGGCGCATTCCGGCGCGCGTTCCACCGCGCAGACCGCCGGCACCGGCGCGCGCGGCCTGATCCAGGCCTTCCGTTACGGCCTGTTCGCCCCCAGCAAGTCACGGGTGGTGGTCGATCTGACCGGGCCGGCGCTGATCGAGCGCGCCCACCTGGTCGAGGGCCGCGACGGCGCGCCGCCGCAGGTCGTGCTCGAGCTCGTGCGCACCGACGCCGACGGCTTTCGGCGCGCCCAGAACGAGCGGGCGACCTCCAATCTCGCCCGCCGGGGCGATCGCGAGGGCTTCGGCCCGCGTGTCTCGACCCGCACCGCGGCGCCCGATGGTCCGCCGGTGGTGATCATCGATCCCGGCCATGGCGGCATCGATCCGGGCGCGGTGGCGGCCTCGGGCGAAGAGGAGAAGACCATCATCCTCGATTTCGCCCGGGTGCTGCGCGACAAGCTCAACGCCACCGGACGCTACCGGGTGGTGATGACCCGCGACCGCGACATCTTCATTCCGCTCGGCGACCGGGTGCGGATCGCGCGCGAGCACAATGGTGCGCTGTTCGTCTCGATCCATGCCGATTCGATCAGTGGCGCCCAGGACAACGCCCGCGGCGTCACCGTCTACACCCTGTCGGACCGGGCTTCCGACGCCGATTCGGCCAGGCTCGCCGAGCGCGAGAACAAGGCCGACGCCATTGCCGGCCTCGACCTGTCGGACGAGCCCTCCGAGATCGCCGACATCCTGATCGACCTGACGCGCCGCGAAACGCGCATGTTCTCGGCCAATTTCGCCCGCACGCTCGCCGGCGAAATGCGCCACGCCACCCGCATGCATCGCCTGCCTCTGCGTTCGGCCGGCTTCCAGGTGCTGCGTGCCCACGACATCCCCTCGGTTCTGGTCGAGCTCGGCTTCGTCTCCAGCGCCAAGGATGTGGAAATGCTCACCTCGGCGATCTGGCGCCAGCGGACCGCCGATTCGGTCACCAAGGCGATCGACCAGTTCTTTGCCGGCCGGGCGGTGGCGCGCCCAGCCGCGCAGAGATAA
- the rocF gene encoding arginase, with product MGSHQGARQLSLIGAPIEEGAGQAGAVMGPAGLRTAGLVGTLRDLGHDVADLGDLRLPADLPELTLAVGNAKNLPRIAGWSRLIARETETALAQGRLPIVLGGDHSLSMGSVTGVARHWQDQGRPLFVLWLDAHADFNTPETSPSGNMHGMSAAFLCGEPGLDGLFGDERRVLVDPKNLHLFGIRSVDRAERALLRARGIDVVDMRLLDEFGASVLIRRIIDRVKAANGVLHVSLDVDFLDPSLAPGVGTTVPGGATYREAHLVMELLHDCGLVGSLDVVELNPFLDDRGKSALLLVDLVASLFGRHVIDRGP from the coding sequence ATGGGATCGCACCAAGGCGCGCGACAGCTCAGTCTGATCGGCGCACCGATCGAGGAGGGCGCCGGCCAGGCCGGCGCCGTGATGGGGCCGGCGGGGCTGCGCACCGCGGGGCTTGTCGGCACGCTGCGCGATCTCGGCCACGATGTCGCCGATCTCGGCGATCTCCGGCTGCCGGCTGATCTGCCGGAGCTGACGCTTGCCGTGGGAAACGCCAAGAACCTGCCGCGCATTGCCGGCTGGTCGCGGCTGATCGCGCGCGAGACCGAGACGGCTCTGGCGCAGGGCCGGCTGCCGATCGTGCTCGGCGGCGACCATTCGCTCTCCATGGGCTCGGTCACCGGCGTGGCGCGGCACTGGCAGGACCAGGGCCGGCCGCTCTTCGTGCTCTGGCTCGATGCCCATGCCGATTTCAACACGCCGGAAACCTCGCCGTCAGGCAATATGCACGGCATGTCGGCCGCCTTCCTGTGCGGCGAACCGGGTCTTGACGGCTTGTTCGGCGACGAGCGGCGCGTCCTGGTCGATCCGAAAAACCTGCATCTCTTCGGCATCCGTTCGGTCGACCGGGCCGAGCGTGCGCTCCTGCGCGCGCGCGGCATCGACGTCGTCGACATGCGATTGCTCGACGAATTCGGCGCCTCGGTGCTGATCCGCAGGATCATCGACCGGGTGAAGGCAGCGAATGGCGTGCTGCATGTCAGCCTCGATGTCGACTTCCTCGATCCCTCGCTCGCGCCCGGCGTCGGCACCACCGTGCCGGGCGGCGCCACCTATCGCGAGGCCCATCTGGTGATGGAGCTCCTGCATGATTGCGGCCTGGTCGGCTCGCTCGACGTGGTCGAACTCAATCCCTTCCTCGATGACCGGGGCAAGAGCGCGCTGTTGCTGGTCGATCTGGTGGCGAGCCTGTTCGGCCGGCATGTGATCGATCGTGGGCCGTGA
- a CDS encoding L,D-transpeptidase, whose translation MSRRLFLLASPAVLAGCVTGGGPIGSYAGRQDAGVTLPAMDTSNVDPRFLRQEVAYATREVAGTIVVRPSERHLYYVLGNGRAIRYGVGVGRQGALWHGRAAVGRKGSWPNWTPTANMIAYDQRNARYAGGMAGGIANPLGARALYLYRGSRDTMYRLHGTNVPSSIGQAVSSGCIRLFNHDIIDLHDRARIGTPVVVMA comes from the coding sequence ATGTCGCGCCGCCTGTTCCTCCTGGCCTCGCCCGCCGTGCTCGCCGGCTGCGTCACCGGCGGCGGCCCGATCGGCTCCTATGCCGGGCGCCAGGATGCCGGTGTCACCTTGCCGGCCATGGACACCTCCAATGTCGACCCGCGCTTCCTGCGCCAGGAAGTCGCCTATGCGACACGCGAGGTCGCCGGCACCATCGTGGTCAGGCCGAGCGAGCGGCATCTCTATTACGTGCTCGGCAATGGCAGGGCGATCCGCTACGGCGTCGGCGTCGGCCGCCAGGGCGCGCTCTGGCACGGCCGCGCCGCGGTCGGCCGCAAGGGCTCGTGGCCGAACTGGACGCCGACCGCCAACATGATCGCCTATGACCAGCGCAACGCGCGTTATGCCGGCGGCATGGCCGGCGGCATCGCCAACCCGCTCGGCGCCCGCGCGCTCTACCTCTATCGCGGCAGCCGGGACACCATGTACCGCCTGCACGGGACCAACGTGCCCTCGTCGATCGGCCAGGCCGTGTCGTCCGGCTGCATCCGCTTGTTCAACCACGACATTATCGATCTGCACGACCGCGCGCGGATCGGCACGCCCGTGGTGGTCATGGCCTGA
- a CDS encoding Rne/Rng family ribonuclease — translation MANKMLIDAAHPEETRVVVVRGNRVEEFDFESQSRKQLRGNIYLAKVTRVEPSLQAAFIEYGGNRHGFLAFSEIHPDYYQIPVADREALLAEEARSHRDDDDEEGGRSERGGRGAKDGGRDGGRRRRRRGGPRPRNEAAEAKTSDAVTGDAETDEDEAGAEGHDEAQDDGRDRQDDDRDDRQNDDGGDEPRSESRDTEENGDGDGDERGNGHVEEAPAEEDVVESVGAGDAYEDMPDRTFRPRKQYKIQEVIKRRQVMLVQVVKEERGNKGAALTTYLSLAGRYSVLMPNTARGGGISRKITNAADRKRLKSIAGDLEVPDGMGVILRTAGANRTKTEVKRDFEYLLRMWETVREVTLKSNAPTLVYEEGSLIKRSIRDLYNKDIEEVLVAGEEGYKEAKDFMRMLMPSHAKNVKSYREPQPLFARSGVEAQLDAMFSNTVQLKSGGYIVINPTEALVAIDVNSGRSTREHNIEDTALRTNAEAADEVARQLRLRDLAGLIVVDFIDMDENRNNRAVEKRMKDALKNDRARIQVGRISHFGLLEMSRQRIRTGVLESSTEVCATCGGTGHVRSVSSVALHLLRSVEEQLLRSAMYDVVVRTRTAVALYVLNNKRAHLHELESRFRVSVDITADETVSGQHMFAIEKGAQVHTHETAYRPPVIAPLPVDPDDLIDDEIEEDDEAEAEVQTSAEPREPREPRGEQRAETEDGEKRRKRRRRRRRGRGGEGREDGGRDEFGAERPHVAGQANDDLDADDAEDGDDEAGAEDQALEGAATDDASSEGRRRRRGRRGGRRNRREDEPGFVAEGETEAGTEAGAETGADEVGEPAVVEAPVVTAEPAAEAEPKHAGRRGRPRRGKAAAAEELAASEAAEGAATAEAAPAEAAPAPAKPARRRRTPAADVAAEAAAVPADTVVQAEPAAAPPARRRRTPAPEPLAQASVETPAEAPVAAPPTPPALPPMAAPVVAPVVAPVAMSVAPAAVEEPVKRRRTPDPEPVEIVQSATPAAPRRAGWWNRKAEG, via the coding sequence ATGGCCAACAAGATGCTCATCGACGCCGCCCACCCGGAAGAAACCCGGGTCGTGGTGGTCCGTGGTAATCGTGTCGAGGAATTCGACTTCGAAAGCCAGTCACGCAAACAGCTGCGCGGCAATATCTATCTCGCCAAGGTAACGCGGGTCGAACCCTCGCTGCAGGCTGCCTTCATCGAATATGGCGGCAACCGGCACGGCTTCCTCGCCTTCTCGGAAATCCATCCCGACTATTACCAGATCCCGGTCGCCGACCGCGAAGCGCTGCTGGCGGAAGAAGCCCGCTCGCATCGTGACGACGACGACGAGGAAGGCGGCCGGAGCGAACGTGGCGGCCGCGGGGCCAAGGACGGCGGCCGCGATGGCGGCAGGCGCCGCCGGCGGCGCGGCGGTCCGCGCCCGCGCAACGAGGCCGCCGAAGCCAAGACCTCGGACGCAGTGACCGGTGACGCCGAGACCGACGAGGACGAGGCCGGCGCCGAAGGCCATGACGAGGCGCAGGACGACGGCCGCGACCGGCAAGACGACGACCGCGACGACCGGCAGAACGACGACGGCGGCGACGAGCCGCGCTCCGAGAGCCGCGACACCGAAGAGAACGGTGACGGCGACGGCGACGAACGCGGCAACGGCCATGTCGAGGAGGCACCGGCCGAAGAGGACGTGGTCGAATCGGTCGGCGCGGGCGACGCCTATGAGGACATGCCCGACCGCACCTTCCGGCCGCGCAAGCAGTACAAGATCCAGGAGGTGATCAAGCGCCGGCAGGTCATGCTGGTGCAGGTCGTCAAGGAAGAGCGCGGCAACAAGGGCGCGGCGCTGACCACCTATCTGTCGCTCGCCGGCCGCTATTCCGTGCTGATGCCGAACACCGCGCGCGGCGGCGGCATTTCGCGCAAGATCACCAATGCCGCCGACCGCAAGCGCCTGAAGTCGATCGCCGGCGACCTGGAAGTGCCGGACGGCATGGGCGTCATCCTGCGCACCGCCGGCGCCAACCGCACCAAGACCGAAGTCAAGCGCGACTTCGAATATCTCCTGCGCATGTGGGAGACGGTGCGCGAGGTGACCTTGAAGTCGAATGCGCCGACGCTGGTCTATGAAGAAGGCTCGCTGATCAAGCGCTCGATCCGCGATCTCTACAACAAGGACATCGAAGAGGTCCTGGTCGCCGGCGAGGAAGGCTACAAGGAAGCCAAGGACTTCATGCGCATGCTCATGCCGAGCCATGCCAAGAACGTGAAGTCTTATCGCGAGCCGCAGCCGCTGTTCGCCCGCTCGGGCGTCGAAGCCCAGCTCGACGCGATGTTCTCCAACACCGTGCAGCTGAAATCCGGCGGCTATATCGTCATCAACCCGACCGAAGCCCTAGTCGCCATCGACGTGAACTCGGGCCGCTCGACCCGCGAGCACAATATCGAGGACACGGCGCTGCGCACCAATGCGGAGGCCGCCGACGAGGTGGCGCGCCAGCTCAGGCTGCGCGACCTTGCCGGCCTGATCGTCGTCGACTTCATCGACATGGACGAGAACCGCAACAACCGGGCGGTCGAGAAGCGCATGAAGGATGCGCTGAAGAACGACCGGGCGCGGATCCAGGTTGGCCGCATCTCGCATTTCGGCCTCCTGGAAATGAGCCGCCAGCGCATCCGCACCGGCGTGCTTGAAAGCTCGACCGAGGTCTGCGCCACCTGCGGCGGCACCGGCCATGTCCGCTCGGTCTCCTCGGTTGCGCTGCACCTGCTGCGGTCGGTCGAGGAGCAATTGCTGCGCTCGGCCATGTATGACGTCGTCGTGCGCACCCGCACCGCGGTGGCGCTCTATGTGCTCAACAACAAGCGCGCCCACCTGCACGAACTGGAGAGCCGGTTCCGCGTCAGCGTCGACATCACCGCCGACGAGACGGTCAGCGGCCAGCACATGTTCGCCATCGAAAAGGGCGCGCAGGTCCATACCCATGAGACCGCCTACCGGCCGCCGGTGATCGCGCCGCTGCCGGTCGACCCGGACGATCTGATCGACGACGAGATCGAAGAGGACGACGAGGCCGAGGCCGAGGTGCAGACCAGCGCCGAGCCGCGCGAGCCGCGCGAGCCGCGTGGTGAGCAGCGTGCCGAGACCGAAGACGGCGAAAAGCGGCGTAAGCGCCGGCGCCGGCGGCGGCGCGGCCGTGGCGGCGAAGGCCGCGAAGACGGCGGACGCGATGAATTCGGCGCCGAGCGGCCGCATGTCGCGGGCCAGGCGAACGACGATCTCGATGCCGACGACGCCGAGGACGGCGATGATGAGGCCGGCGCCGAGGATCAGGCGCTGGAAGGTGCCGCCACCGACGATGCGAGCAGCGAAGGCCGCCGCCGCCGGCGCGGCCGTCGTGGCGGGCGCCGCAACCGGCGCGAGGACGAACCGGGCTTCGTGGCCGAAGGCGAGACCGAGGCCGGGACCGAAGCTGGCGCCGAGACGGGCGCGGACGAGGTCGGCGAACCTGCCGTCGTCGAGGCTCCGGTCGTGACCGCGGAACCGGCCGCCGAGGCCGAACCGAAACATGCCGGACGGCGCGGCCGGCCCCGTCGTGGCAAGGCTGCCGCGGCTGAAGAACTGGCCGCGAGCGAGGCAGCCGAAGGCGCGGCGACTGCGGAAGCGGCCCCGGCCGAAGCCGCTCCGGCGCCGGCGAAACCGGCGCGCCGCCGCCGGACACCGGCAGCCGATGTCGCTGCCGAGGCAGCGGCCGTTCCCGCCGACACCGTGGTTCAGGCTGAGCCGGCGGCGGCCCCCCCGGCGAGGCGCCGGCGCACGCCCGCGCCGGAACCGCTGGCCCAAGCCTCTGTCGAAACTCCTGCCGAAGCCCCTGTGGCAGCCCCGCCGACGCCGCCGGCCCTGCCGCCCATGGCCGCGCCGGTTGTCGCGCCAGTCGTGGCGCCGGTGGCCATGTCGGTGGCACCGGCGGCTGTCGAGGAGCCAGTGAAACGCCGTCGTACGCCCGACCCGGAACCGGTCGAGATCGTGCAATCGGCGACCCCGGCCGCGCCCCGGCGCGCCGGCTGGTGGAACCGCAAGGCCGAGGGCTGA
- a CDS encoding solute carrier family 23 protein translates to MADGYFPKWTEKSSGTIMPDERLPVGQTIVVGLQHVVAMFGATVLAPILMGFDPNLAILFSGIATLIFFVITGGRVPSYLGSSFAFIGPVLVATGAAVASGPNPNIGVALGGIVAAGAIYTVIGLIVMGVGHAWVEKVMPPVVTGAIVAAIGLVLAPIAINSASGIGPGNAEGTGFARFIALVTVAAVGLLAVHAPGLWRRLPILLGAIAGYLVYLVLANGFGMGAPIDFSKVGQAAWLGMPNFAAPVFDARAMVLIAPVAIILVAENLGHLKGIAAMTGRDLDPYIGRAFVGDGVATMLSGSAGGTGVTTYAENMGVMAVTRIFSTLMFVAAALIAILLGFSPKFGALILTIPGPVLGGLSIVVFGLIAATAGRIWVENKVDFSNARNLITVAVALVLGAGNFKLTLAGFTLDGIGTATFGCIILYHLLREPKAE, encoded by the coding sequence ATGGCGGACGGCTATTTTCCCAAATGGACCGAGAAGAGTTCGGGCACCATCATGCCCGACGAACGGCTGCCGGTCGGCCAGACCATCGTGGTCGGCCTGCAGCATGTGGTGGCGATGTTCGGCGCCACCGTGCTGGCGCCGATCCTGATGGGCTTCGACCCCAATCTGGCGATCCTGTTCTCCGGCATCGCCACGCTGATCTTCTTCGTCATCACCGGTGGCCGGGTGCCGAGCTATCTCGGCTCGTCCTTCGCCTTCATCGGCCCGGTGCTGGTGGCCACCGGCGCCGCCGTCGCCAGCGGTCCCAATCCCAATATCGGCGTGGCGCTCGGCGGCATCGTCGCCGCCGGCGCGATCTATACGGTGATCGGCCTGATCGTCATGGGCGTCGGCCATGCCTGGGTCGAAAAGGTCATGCCGCCGGTGGTGACCGGCGCGATCGTCGCGGCCATCGGCCTGGTGCTCGCGCCGATCGCCATCAACAGTGCCTCCGGCATCGGGCCGGGCAATGCCGAGGGCACCGGTTTCGCCCGGTTCATCGCGCTGGTCACGGTGGCGGCCGTCGGCCTGTTGGCGGTCCATGCCCCGGGCCTGTGGCGCCGGCTGCCGATCCTGCTCGGCGCGATCGCCGGCTATCTCGTCTATCTCGTGCTGGCCAATGGCTTCGGCATGGGCGCGCCGATCGATTTCTCCAAGGTCGGCCAGGCGGCCTGGCTCGGCATGCCGAATTTCGCGGCGCCGGTCTTCGACGCCCGGGCCATGGTGCTGATCGCGCCGGTGGCAATCATCCTGGTGGCCGAGAATCTCGGGCACCTCAAAGGCATCGCCGCCATGACCGGGCGCGACCTCGACCCCTATATCGGCCGCGCCTTCGTCGGCGACGGCGTCGCCACCATGCTGTCCGGTTCGGCCGGCGGCACCGGGGTGACCACCTATGCCGAGAACATGGGGGTGATGGCGGTCACCCGGATCTTCTCGACCTTGATGTTCGTCGCAGCCGCCCTGATCGCCATCCTGCTCGGCTTTTCGCCGAAGTTCGGCGCGCTGATCCTGACCATTCCGGGACCGGTGCTGGGCGGCCTGTCGATCGTGGTGTTCGGCCTGATCGCCGCCACCGCCGGCCGCATCTGGGTGGAGAACAAGGTCGATTTCTCCAACGCGCGCAACCTGATCACCGTGGCGGTGGCGCTGGTGCTGGGCGCCGGCAATTTCAAGCTGACGCTGGCCGGCTTCACGCTCGACGGCATCGGCACGGCGACCTTCGGCTGCATCATCCTCTACCACCTGCTGCGCGAGCCGAAGGCGGAGTGA
- a CDS encoding penicillin-binding protein 1A: MKLILRFFGWAFGLGTVAFLIGAAGVAVYILTVTKELPDYNTLRNYEPPIMSRVHAADGQLMAEYARERRLYLPIQAVPKLVVQAFLAAEDKNFYSHNGIDVMGIARAALTNFNNRGSGRRPQGASTITQQVAKNFLLSGEQTVDRKIREALIAMRMESAFSKDQILELYLNEIYLGFVLPGYGAYGIAAAALVYFDKSVHELTLAEAAYLAALPKSPTQLHPFRNRDRAIERRNYVIGRMVEDGVVSTEEGERVKRSPLTINPRSPRQQTFAADYFAEEVRREMADRFGEKKLLEGGLSIRTTLDPKLQVAARQILTNGLIRYDEARGFRGPVTRIEDTRGDWGIKLAEIRAVSDVGWKLAVVLDSQADNARIGLQPGRDQAGVVVPGRQIGLVTADGVRWTRRAVNRALNPGDVVYVEPIAGRDGQFRLRQVPEVSGGLVAMDPYTGRVLAMVGGFSFDQSQFNRATQARRQPGSSFKPFVYAAALDNGYTPSTVVLDAPFELAQSDGSVWRPENYSGRFYGPQTLRFGIEMSRNVMTVRLANDVGMPLIAEYAKRFGIYDDMQPVLSMALGAGETTLMRMVAGYSMFANGGRRIRATLIDRIQDRTGQTIFRHDDRQCQGCTAERWTRQDEPILIDRREQVLDPMTAYQITSMMEGVVLRGTGTAVRELGKPIAGKTGTTNEEKDAWFVGFSPDLAVGIYIGYDTPKPMGHGSTGGVMAAPIFRDFMRVALADRPAVPFRVPTGIKLIRIDPKSGLRAGSGSGNAILEAFKPGTAPPDSYQLINPGDALASGGPRRGPSSETNRAISTGTGGLY, from the coding sequence ATGAAACTTATTCTCCGATTCTTCGGCTGGGCGTTCGGCCTTGGCACGGTGGCCTTCCTCATCGGCGCGGCCGGCGTGGCGGTCTATATCCTGACCGTGACGAAGGAGTTGCCGGACTACAACACCCTGCGCAATTACGAGCCGCCGATCATGAGCCGCGTCCACGCCGCGGACGGCCAGCTGATGGCCGAATATGCCCGCGAGCGCCGGCTCTATCTGCCGATCCAGGCCGTGCCGAAACTGGTGGTGCAGGCCTTCCTGGCGGCGGAAGACAAGAATTTCTACTCCCATAACGGCATCGACGTGATGGGCATCGCGCGCGCCGCGCTGACCAATTTCAACAATCGCGGTTCGGGTCGCCGGCCGCAGGGCGCCTCCACCATCACCCAGCAGGTGGCGAAGAACTTCCTCCTGTCCGGCGAGCAGACGGTCGATCGCAAGATCCGCGAAGCGCTGATCGCCATGCGCATGGAATCGGCCTTCTCCAAGGACCAGATCCTCGAGCTCTATCTGAACGAGATCTATCTCGGCTTCGTCCTGCCCGGCTACGGCGCCTATGGTATCGCCGCCGCCGCGCTGGTCTATTTCGACAAGTCGGTGCACGAGCTCACCCTGGCCGAGGCCGCCTATCTCGCGGCGCTGCCGAAGAGCCCGACCCAGCTGCATCCGTTCCGCAACCGCGACCGCGCCATCGAGCGGCGCAACTATGTCATCGGCCGCATGGTCGAGGACGGCGTCGTCTCGACCGAAGAGGGCGAGCGCGTCAAGCGGTCGCCTTTGACCATCAATCCGCGCTCGCCGCGCCAGCAGACCTTCGCCGCCGACTATTTCGCCGAAGAAGTCCGGCGCGAGATGGCTGATCGCTTCGGCGAGAAGAAGCTCCTGGAAGGCGGCCTGTCGATCCGCACCACGCTCGATCCGAAGCTGCAGGTCGCGGCCCGCCAGATCCTGACCAACGGCCTCATCCGTTATGACGAAGCCCGCGGTTTCCGCGGTCCGGTCACCCGCATCGAGGACACCCGCGGCGACTGGGGCATCAAGCTCGCCGAAATCCGCGCCGTCAGCGATGTCGGCTGGAAGCTCGCCGTGGTGCTCGATTCCCAGGCCGACAATGCCCGCATTGGCCTCCAGCCCGGCCGCGACCAGGCTGGCGTGGTCGTGCCGGGCCGGCAGATCGGCCTGGTGACCGCCGATGGTGTCCGCTGGACCCGGCGCGCGGTCAATCGCGCGCTCAATCCGGGCGATGTCGTCTATGTCGAGCCGATCGCCGGGCGTGACGGCCAGTTCCGCCTGCGCCAGGTGCCGGAGGTTTCCGGCGGCCTGGTCGCCATGGACCCCTATACCGGCCGCGTGCTGGCCATGGTCGGCGGCTTCTCCTTCGATCAGAGCCAGTTCAACCGCGCGACGCAGGCGCGGCGCCAGCCGGGCTCCTCGTTCAAGCCGTTCGTTTATGCGGCGGCCCTCGACAACGGCTACACGCCGTCCACCGTCGTGCTGGACGCGCCGTTCGAACTCGCCCAGTCCGACGGTTCGGTCTGGCGTCCGGAAAACTATTCCGGCCGGTTCTACGGGCCGCAGACCCTGCGCTTCGGCATTGAAATGTCGCGCAACGTGATGACGGTCCGGCTCGCCAATGACGTCGGCATGCCGCTGATTGCCGAATATGCCAAGCGTTTCGGCATTTACGACGACATGCAGCCGGTGCTCTCGATGGCGCTGGGCGCGGGCGAAACCACGCTGATGCGCATGGTGGCGGGCTATTCGATGTTCGCCAATGGTGGCCGGCGTATCCGCGCGACCTTGATCGACCGCATCCAGGACCGCACCGGCCAGACCATTTTCCGCCATGACGACCGCCAGTGCCAGGGCTGCACCGCCGAGCGCTGGACCCGCCAGGACGAGCCGATCCTGATCGACCGCCGCGAGCAGGTGCTGGACCCGATGACCGCCTATCAGATCACCTCGATGATGGAGGGCGTGGTTCTGCGCGGCACCGGCACCGCCGTGCGTGAGCTCGGCAAGCCGATCGCCGGCAAGACCGGCACCACCAACGAGGAAAAGGATGCCTGGTTCGTCGGCTTCTCGCCCGATCTCGCCGTCGGCATCTATATTGGCTACGACACGCCGAAGCCGATGGGCCATGGCTCCACCGGCGGCGTCATGGCGGCGCCGATCTTCCGCGACTTCATGCGCGTCGCGCTCGCCGACCGGCCGGCCGTGCCGTTCCGCGTGCCGACCGGCATCAAGCTGATCCGCATCGACCCGAAATCGGGCCTGCGCGCCGGCTCGGGTTCGGGCAACGCCATTCTCGAAGCGTTCAAGCCGGGCACCGCGCCGCCCGATTCCTATCAGCTGATCAACCCCGGCGATGCGCTCGCCAGCGGCGGCCCGCGACGCGGACCTTCGTCCGAGACCAACAGGGCGATCTCGACCGGCACCGGCGGCTTGTATTGA